From Bacteroidales bacterium, a single genomic window includes:
- a CDS encoding SPOR domain-containing protein — protein sequence MRKALVILVLSGLFFYGHGQTLPKNDPLKLDADYYLMDKDFKKAMNNYLTVLKTEPDNADIKYKIGICYLNSENEKAKAIPYLQEASLKVSEKYNSSSFKETNAPVDAFFLLGSAYRINNQLDEAMNAYSSYKNYLDPKDDYNLSVVDQYLKNCEYAKSMKEHPVQLTTVNLGSPVNTVSANYNAIISGDGKTLFYTSPSRQGYDIFMCTRVDSAWSSPKLMTSALGSSKYMLTTDLSRDGQTLLLTLEDPLNSEIYISHLAKGRWSKAEPLPKEINSKYNETHASLSTDGKTIFFTSDRKGGLGDLDIYKSVLDVKGSWGKAENLGPVINTRYNEETPFMAEQGDKLFFSSEGHEGMGGYDIFYYDFSNPAAGVVNLGFPLNSTDNDLFYMPVGDGMTGYYSLAASDAIGGRDIYRVTVEERVGDEENGRVGEMLAEAIPDSVVPEEAKPDSVADLTAFATEERVGDGETGRVGEESEQAKPDSVADLTAFTPEERVGDGETGSVGEASSMAFSYKVQIMALKKPVDFKKFDNLSGVVVSYQNDTWYRYTLGNFSNRSEAEVLLGELVAKGYHDAFIKTEAIFPKFTIQIMAVPGPLVDMSAFSQLPEIFATRGTDHFCRYTTGEFGTKEEALISLNDIKEKFDGAFVTVVGW from the coding sequence ATGAGAAAGGCATTGGTTATACTTGTTTTGTCTGGCCTGTTTTTTTACGGCCATGGACAAACCCTGCCCAAAAACGACCCTTTGAAGCTCGACGCCGATTACTATCTTATGGATAAAGATTTTAAGAAGGCAATGAACAATTATCTGACTGTTTTAAAGACCGAACCGGATAACGCGGATATCAAATATAAGATAGGAATCTGTTACCTGAATTCCGAGAATGAAAAAGCAAAGGCAATTCCCTATTTGCAGGAAGCGTCGTTAAAAGTATCCGAAAAATACAACTCGAGTTCTTTCAAAGAAACGAATGCTCCCGTAGATGCATTTTTTCTGCTTGGCAGTGCTTACCGCATCAATAACCAGCTTGATGAGGCTATGAATGCTTACAGCAGCTACAAGAATTACCTTGATCCGAAAGATGATTACAACCTGAGTGTGGTTGATCAGTATCTTAAGAACTGTGAATATGCAAAAAGCATGAAAGAACACCCGGTTCAACTTACAACAGTTAACCTGGGGAGTCCTGTTAACACTGTTTCTGCCAATTACAATGCCATTATCTCGGGTGACGGGAAGACTCTTTTTTATACATCCCCTTCGAGACAGGGGTATGATATTTTCATGTGCACCCGGGTTGATTCTGCCTGGAGTTCTCCAAAACTGATGACATCAGCGCTCGGATCCAGCAAATATATGCTGACAACCGATTTGTCACGCGACGGTCAAACTCTGTTGCTGACTCTTGAAGATCCTTTAAATTCCGAAATTTATATAAGTCATCTTGCCAAAGGAAGATGGTCAAAGGCCGAGCCCCTGCCCAAGGAGATTAACAGCAAATACAATGAAACACATGCCAGCCTGTCGACTGACGGCAAAACGATCTTTTTTACAAGTGACCGCAAAGGCGGCCTGGGTGACCTGGATATTTATAAATCGGTGCTTGATGTGAAGGGTTCATGGGGAAAGGCAGAGAACCTCGGACCTGTAATCAATACCCGATATAATGAAGAAACACCTTTTATGGCCGAACAGGGCGACAAACTTTTTTTCAGCTCCGAAGGGCATGAGGGGATGGGGGGTTATGATATTTTTTATTATGATTTCAGTAATCCTGCTGCAGGAGTGGTCAACCTGGGATTTCCGCTCAATTCAACAGATAATGACCTGTTTTACATGCCTGTCGGTGATGGCATGACCGGTTATTATTCTCTTGCTGCCAGTGATGCCATAGGAGGCAGGGATATTTACAGGGTAACCGTGGAAGAAAGAGTGGGAGACGAGGAGAATGGGAGAGTGGGAGAAATGCTTGCGGAGGCAATACCTGACAGCGTCGTTCCGGAAGAGGCAAAACCTGACAGCGTCGCAGACCTGACAGCGTTTGCTACTGAAGAAAGAGTGGGAGACGGGGAGACGGGGAGAGTGGGAGAAGAATCTGAACAGGCAAAACCTGACAGCGTCGCAGACCTGACAGCGTTTACTCCGGAAGAAAGAGTGGGAGACGGGGAGACGGGGAGTGTGGGAGAAGCTTCTTCCATGGCATTTTCCTATAAAGTCCAGATCATGGCCCTTAAAAAACCTGTTGATTTTAAGAAATTCGATAATCTTTCCGGAGTTGTGGTTTCCTATCAGAATGATACCTGGTATCGTTACACGCTTGGCAATTTTAGTAACCGCAGCGAAGCTGAAGTTTTGCTGGGTGAGTTGGTCGCCAAAGGTTACCATGATGCTTTTATAAAAACAGAGGCTATTTTCCCGAAGTTCACGATACAAATTA